The Carassius gibelio isolate Cgi1373 ecotype wild population from Czech Republic chromosome B12, carGib1.2-hapl.c, whole genome shotgun sequence genome has a segment encoding these proteins:
- the LOC127969029 gene encoding brain-specific angiogenesis inhibitor 1-associated protein 2-like protein 1 isoform X1 — protein sequence MSRTPEDVNKLTESTYKNVMEQFNPGLRNLVNLGKSYEKAVTAMTFAGKTYFDAVSKIGENAAVSPVSRELGVVLMEISEVHKKVQLELEETFKKFNRELITELERKTDMDIKYMNATFKRYQSEHKLKQDFLDKSQADLKKLRRKSQGKHSSKYEIKENECVETISSRQTDMQRFIAEGCKEALLEEKRRFCFLVEKHCGFTYQLSAFHDKAKEMLAVTLPSWQDKCSDATRVPDTVISMIESLRTPVSVIPESSPTLEHSDRTDSGSIVPPPAPSLKAHTSPLASMFSQDVPKSPISSEMYSDQDSQDGNGLSRSESVSSGMDMGKKARVQTIFPHTAGNNETLLSFDDGDIITLLIQEERDGWLYGELEHTGQRGWFPSSYCRAYNEALIANSRVESPLRGQSVTDPEQPEEDEEVEEPVLLPPPDYSDSSRDRPIKPSTPSPQNMQSSLPNGHSVPPFLGGVNPFATVKLRPTITNDRSAPIV from the exons ATGTCTCGAACCCCGGAGGACGTGAACAAACTCACCGAGAGCACATACAAG AATGTGATGGAACAGTTTAACCCGGGACTGCGGAATCTGGTCAACCTGGGGAAGAGCTATGAGAAAGCAGTGACAG CAATGACCTTTGCTGGAAAGACATATTTCGATGCAGTCTCAAAGATTGGGGAAAATGCTGCCGTATCGCCCGTTTCAAGGGAGCTGG GAGTGGTGTTAATGGAGATTTCAGAAGTGCATAAGAAGGTCCAGCTGGAGCTGGAGGAGACT TTCAAGAAGTTCAACAGAGAGCTCATCACTGAACTGGAAAGGAAAACCGATATGGATATCAAGTACATGAAT GCCACTTTCAAAAGATACCAGTCAGAACACAAATTGAAGCAAGACTTTTTGGACAAGTCGCAGGCTGACCTGAAGAAACTGCGGAGAAAAAGTCAAGGGAAGCATTCGTCCAAGTATGAGATCAAAGAAAATGAG TGTGTGGAGACCATCTCATCCCGGCAGACAGACATGCAGAGGTTTATTGCAGAAGGATGTAAGGAAGCTCTGCTGGAAGAGAAAAGGAGGTTCTGCTTCCTAGTGGAGAAACACTGTGGCTTCACCTATCAGCTATCAGCCTTCCACGACAAG GCCAAGGAGATGCTGGCCGTCACACTGCCCAGCTGGCAAGATAAATGTAGCGATGCCACCAGGGTGCCAGACACAGTGATATCCATGATTGAGAGTCTGCGGACTCCAGTGTCAGTCATCCCAGAGTCCTCGCCTACACTGGAGCACAGTGACAGG aCCGATTCCGGTTCAATTGTTCCACCGCCGGCCCCATCACTCAAAGCCCACACTAGTCCACTGGCCAGCATGTTCTCCCAGGACGTTCCTAAAAGCCCCATCTCATCAGAGATGTACTCAG ATCAAGACAGCCAAGATGGAAACGGCTTGTCTAGGTCTGAGTCTGTGTCTAGCGGTATGGATATGGGGAAGAAGGCCAGGGTGCAAACTATCTTCCCCCACACAGCAGGGAATAACGAGACCCTGCTGAGCTTTGATGATGGAGACATCATTACACTGCTTATTCAAGAGGAGAGGGATGGATGGCTGTATGGAGAACTAGAACATACTGGACA ACGGGGATGGTTTCCCTCATCTTATTGTCGGGCTTACAATGAGGCATTGATTGCCAACAG CAGAGTCGAGAGCCCATTGCGTGGCCAGAGTGTGACTGATCCTGAGCAGCCGGAGGAAGACGAGGAGGTGGAGGAACCCGTGTTGCTGCCCCCGCCTGACTACAGTGACTCATCCAGGGACAGACCCATCAAGCCCTCCACCCCCTCTCCACAGAACATG
- the LOC127969029 gene encoding brain-specific angiogenesis inhibitor 1-associated protein 2-like protein 1 isoform X4 produces the protein MSRTPEDVNKLTESTYKNVMEQFNPGLRNLVNLGKSYEKAVTAMTFAGKTYFDAVSKIGENAAVSPVSRELGVVLMEISEVHKKVQLELEETFKKFNRELITELERKTDMDIKYMNATFKRYQSEHKLKQDFLDKSQADLKKLRRKSQGKHSSKYEIKENECVETISSRQTDMQRFIAEGCKEALLEEKRRFCFLVEKHCGFTYQLSAFHDKAKEMLAVTLPSWQDKCSDATRVPDTVISMIESLRTPVSVIPESSPTLEHSDRTDSGSIVPPPAPSLKAHTSPLASMFSQDVPKSPISSEMYSDQDSQDGNGLSRSESVSSGMDMGKKARVQTIFPHTAGNNETLLSFDDGDIITLLIQEERDGWLYGELEHTGQRGWFPSSYCRAYNEALIANRVESPLRGQSVTDPEQPEEDEEVEEPVLLPPPDYSDSSRDRPIKPSTPSPQNMSSLPNGHSVPPFLGGVNPFATVKLRPTITNDRSAPIV, from the exons ATGTCTCGAACCCCGGAGGACGTGAACAAACTCACCGAGAGCACATACAAG AATGTGATGGAACAGTTTAACCCGGGACTGCGGAATCTGGTCAACCTGGGGAAGAGCTATGAGAAAGCAGTGACAG CAATGACCTTTGCTGGAAAGACATATTTCGATGCAGTCTCAAAGATTGGGGAAAATGCTGCCGTATCGCCCGTTTCAAGGGAGCTGG GAGTGGTGTTAATGGAGATTTCAGAAGTGCATAAGAAGGTCCAGCTGGAGCTGGAGGAGACT TTCAAGAAGTTCAACAGAGAGCTCATCACTGAACTGGAAAGGAAAACCGATATGGATATCAAGTACATGAAT GCCACTTTCAAAAGATACCAGTCAGAACACAAATTGAAGCAAGACTTTTTGGACAAGTCGCAGGCTGACCTGAAGAAACTGCGGAGAAAAAGTCAAGGGAAGCATTCGTCCAAGTATGAGATCAAAGAAAATGAG TGTGTGGAGACCATCTCATCCCGGCAGACAGACATGCAGAGGTTTATTGCAGAAGGATGTAAGGAAGCTCTGCTGGAAGAGAAAAGGAGGTTCTGCTTCCTAGTGGAGAAACACTGTGGCTTCACCTATCAGCTATCAGCCTTCCACGACAAG GCCAAGGAGATGCTGGCCGTCACACTGCCCAGCTGGCAAGATAAATGTAGCGATGCCACCAGGGTGCCAGACACAGTGATATCCATGATTGAGAGTCTGCGGACTCCAGTGTCAGTCATCCCAGAGTCCTCGCCTACACTGGAGCACAGTGACAGG aCCGATTCCGGTTCAATTGTTCCACCGCCGGCCCCATCACTCAAAGCCCACACTAGTCCACTGGCCAGCATGTTCTCCCAGGACGTTCCTAAAAGCCCCATCTCATCAGAGATGTACTCAG ATCAAGACAGCCAAGATGGAAACGGCTTGTCTAGGTCTGAGTCTGTGTCTAGCGGTATGGATATGGGGAAGAAGGCCAGGGTGCAAACTATCTTCCCCCACACAGCAGGGAATAACGAGACCCTGCTGAGCTTTGATGATGGAGACATCATTACACTGCTTATTCAAGAGGAGAGGGATGGATGGCTGTATGGAGAACTAGAACATACTGGACA ACGGGGATGGTTTCCCTCATCTTATTGTCGGGCTTACAATGAGGCATTGATTGCCAACAG AGTCGAGAGCCCATTGCGTGGCCAGAGTGTGACTGATCCTGAGCAGCCGGAGGAAGACGAGGAGGTGGAGGAACCCGTGTTGCTGCCCCCGCCTGACTACAGTGACTCATCCAGGGACAGACCCATCAAGCCCTCCACCCCCTCTCCACAGAACATG
- the LOC127969029 gene encoding brain-specific angiogenesis inhibitor 1-associated protein 2-like protein 1 isoform X3, whose protein sequence is MSRTPEDVNKLTESTYKNVMEQFNPGLRNLVNLGKSYEKAVTAMTFAGKTYFDAVSKIGENAAVSPVSRELGVVLMEISEVHKKVQLELEETFKKFNRELITELERKTDMDIKYMNATFKRYQSEHKLKQDFLDKSQADLKKLRRKSQGKHSSKYEIKENECVETISSRQTDMQRFIAEGCKEALLEEKRRFCFLVEKHCGFTYQLSAFHDKAKEMLAVTLPSWQDKCSDATRVPDTVISMIESLRTPVSVIPESSPTLEHSDRTDSGSIVPPPAPSLKAHTSPLASMFSQDVPKSPISSEMYSDQDSQDGNGLSRSESVSSGMDMGKKARVQTIFPHTAGNNETLLSFDDGDIITLLIQEERDGWLYGELEHTGQRGWFPSSYCRAYNEALIANSRVESPLRGQSVTDPEQPEEDEEVEEPVLLPPPDYSDSSRDRPIKPSTPSPQNMSSLPNGHSVPPFLGGVNPFATVKLRPTITNDRSAPIV, encoded by the exons ATGTCTCGAACCCCGGAGGACGTGAACAAACTCACCGAGAGCACATACAAG AATGTGATGGAACAGTTTAACCCGGGACTGCGGAATCTGGTCAACCTGGGGAAGAGCTATGAGAAAGCAGTGACAG CAATGACCTTTGCTGGAAAGACATATTTCGATGCAGTCTCAAAGATTGGGGAAAATGCTGCCGTATCGCCCGTTTCAAGGGAGCTGG GAGTGGTGTTAATGGAGATTTCAGAAGTGCATAAGAAGGTCCAGCTGGAGCTGGAGGAGACT TTCAAGAAGTTCAACAGAGAGCTCATCACTGAACTGGAAAGGAAAACCGATATGGATATCAAGTACATGAAT GCCACTTTCAAAAGATACCAGTCAGAACACAAATTGAAGCAAGACTTTTTGGACAAGTCGCAGGCTGACCTGAAGAAACTGCGGAGAAAAAGTCAAGGGAAGCATTCGTCCAAGTATGAGATCAAAGAAAATGAG TGTGTGGAGACCATCTCATCCCGGCAGACAGACATGCAGAGGTTTATTGCAGAAGGATGTAAGGAAGCTCTGCTGGAAGAGAAAAGGAGGTTCTGCTTCCTAGTGGAGAAACACTGTGGCTTCACCTATCAGCTATCAGCCTTCCACGACAAG GCCAAGGAGATGCTGGCCGTCACACTGCCCAGCTGGCAAGATAAATGTAGCGATGCCACCAGGGTGCCAGACACAGTGATATCCATGATTGAGAGTCTGCGGACTCCAGTGTCAGTCATCCCAGAGTCCTCGCCTACACTGGAGCACAGTGACAGG aCCGATTCCGGTTCAATTGTTCCACCGCCGGCCCCATCACTCAAAGCCCACACTAGTCCACTGGCCAGCATGTTCTCCCAGGACGTTCCTAAAAGCCCCATCTCATCAGAGATGTACTCAG ATCAAGACAGCCAAGATGGAAACGGCTTGTCTAGGTCTGAGTCTGTGTCTAGCGGTATGGATATGGGGAAGAAGGCCAGGGTGCAAACTATCTTCCCCCACACAGCAGGGAATAACGAGACCCTGCTGAGCTTTGATGATGGAGACATCATTACACTGCTTATTCAAGAGGAGAGGGATGGATGGCTGTATGGAGAACTAGAACATACTGGACA ACGGGGATGGTTTCCCTCATCTTATTGTCGGGCTTACAATGAGGCATTGATTGCCAACAG CAGAGTCGAGAGCCCATTGCGTGGCCAGAGTGTGACTGATCCTGAGCAGCCGGAGGAAGACGAGGAGGTGGAGGAACCCGTGTTGCTGCCCCCGCCTGACTACAGTGACTCATCCAGGGACAGACCCATCAAGCCCTCCACCCCCTCTCCACAGAACATG
- the LOC127969029 gene encoding brain-specific angiogenesis inhibitor 1-associated protein 2-like protein 1 isoform X2: MSRTPEDVNKLTESTYKNVMEQFNPGLRNLVNLGKSYEKAVTAMTFAGKTYFDAVSKIGENAAVSPVSRELGVVLMEISEVHKKVQLELEETFKKFNRELITELERKTDMDIKYMNATFKRYQSEHKLKQDFLDKSQADLKKLRRKSQGKHSSKYEIKENECVETISSRQTDMQRFIAEGCKEALLEEKRRFCFLVEKHCGFTYQLSAFHDKAKEMLAVTLPSWQDKCSDATRVPDTVISMIESLRTPVSVIPESSPTLEHSDRTDSGSIVPPPAPSLKAHTSPLASMFSQDVPKSPISSEMYSDQDSQDGNGLSRSESVSSGMDMGKKARVQTIFPHTAGNNETLLSFDDGDIITLLIQEERDGWLYGELEHTGQRGWFPSSYCRAYNEALIANRVESPLRGQSVTDPEQPEEDEEVEEPVLLPPPDYSDSSRDRPIKPSTPSPQNMQSSLPNGHSVPPFLGGVNPFATVKLRPTITNDRSAPIV, from the exons ATGTCTCGAACCCCGGAGGACGTGAACAAACTCACCGAGAGCACATACAAG AATGTGATGGAACAGTTTAACCCGGGACTGCGGAATCTGGTCAACCTGGGGAAGAGCTATGAGAAAGCAGTGACAG CAATGACCTTTGCTGGAAAGACATATTTCGATGCAGTCTCAAAGATTGGGGAAAATGCTGCCGTATCGCCCGTTTCAAGGGAGCTGG GAGTGGTGTTAATGGAGATTTCAGAAGTGCATAAGAAGGTCCAGCTGGAGCTGGAGGAGACT TTCAAGAAGTTCAACAGAGAGCTCATCACTGAACTGGAAAGGAAAACCGATATGGATATCAAGTACATGAAT GCCACTTTCAAAAGATACCAGTCAGAACACAAATTGAAGCAAGACTTTTTGGACAAGTCGCAGGCTGACCTGAAGAAACTGCGGAGAAAAAGTCAAGGGAAGCATTCGTCCAAGTATGAGATCAAAGAAAATGAG TGTGTGGAGACCATCTCATCCCGGCAGACAGACATGCAGAGGTTTATTGCAGAAGGATGTAAGGAAGCTCTGCTGGAAGAGAAAAGGAGGTTCTGCTTCCTAGTGGAGAAACACTGTGGCTTCACCTATCAGCTATCAGCCTTCCACGACAAG GCCAAGGAGATGCTGGCCGTCACACTGCCCAGCTGGCAAGATAAATGTAGCGATGCCACCAGGGTGCCAGACACAGTGATATCCATGATTGAGAGTCTGCGGACTCCAGTGTCAGTCATCCCAGAGTCCTCGCCTACACTGGAGCACAGTGACAGG aCCGATTCCGGTTCAATTGTTCCACCGCCGGCCCCATCACTCAAAGCCCACACTAGTCCACTGGCCAGCATGTTCTCCCAGGACGTTCCTAAAAGCCCCATCTCATCAGAGATGTACTCAG ATCAAGACAGCCAAGATGGAAACGGCTTGTCTAGGTCTGAGTCTGTGTCTAGCGGTATGGATATGGGGAAGAAGGCCAGGGTGCAAACTATCTTCCCCCACACAGCAGGGAATAACGAGACCCTGCTGAGCTTTGATGATGGAGACATCATTACACTGCTTATTCAAGAGGAGAGGGATGGATGGCTGTATGGAGAACTAGAACATACTGGACA ACGGGGATGGTTTCCCTCATCTTATTGTCGGGCTTACAATGAGGCATTGATTGCCAACAG AGTCGAGAGCCCATTGCGTGGCCAGAGTGTGACTGATCCTGAGCAGCCGGAGGAAGACGAGGAGGTGGAGGAACCCGTGTTGCTGCCCCCGCCTGACTACAGTGACTCATCCAGGGACAGACCCATCAAGCCCTCCACCCCCTCTCCACAGAACATG